A portion of the Ferrimicrobium sp. genome contains these proteins:
- the purM gene encoding phosphoribosylformylglycinamidine cyclo-ligase — translation MDYQQAGVDLVNAEEAVRAISSAVRSTYNANVVSDIGGFGGLYRLGDEGSSVLVATTDGVGTKTEVARAGRRWEGIGQDLVAMCIDDLVCTGAKPLFFLDYLAVGKNTPSLIATLVASMARALKSADTALIGGEIAEHPGTMAQDQVDLAGFAVGLMDPTTAIGAERVRPGDRVIGLPSPNLRSNGFSLVRAVYADLLRHVSDGVATNDELALYEELIEPSVLYAPHVLPLIADSLLNAASHTTGGGLVSNLARVVPDGLSAVIDPDAWEWPAIFQRLMRDGAIELHEMRRTFNLGIGMALVVNPTHADTVLARYPGSLVIGTIDEGDEGARWA, via the coding sequence GTGGATTACCAGCAGGCTGGCGTTGATCTGGTCAACGCCGAGGAGGCGGTGCGAGCGATCTCGTCGGCCGTTCGCTCCACCTACAACGCCAATGTCGTCTCAGATATCGGCGGCTTTGGTGGCCTCTATCGTCTCGGAGACGAGGGCTCTAGTGTGCTGGTCGCCACCACCGACGGGGTGGGAACCAAGACCGAGGTTGCTCGTGCTGGACGACGGTGGGAGGGGATCGGTCAAGATCTCGTCGCCATGTGCATCGACGATCTCGTCTGCACCGGAGCCAAACCACTCTTCTTCCTCGACTACCTCGCCGTCGGCAAGAATACCCCGTCGCTGATTGCCACGCTGGTCGCTTCCATGGCGAGGGCACTCAAATCGGCTGACACCGCCCTGATCGGCGGAGAGATCGCCGAACACCCAGGCACCATGGCCCAAGATCAAGTCGACCTGGCTGGCTTTGCCGTCGGACTCATGGATCCGACGACCGCGATAGGGGCCGAACGCGTGCGGCCAGGGGATCGCGTGATCGGGCTGCCCTCGCCGAATCTGCGCTCGAACGGTTTTTCCTTGGTTCGTGCGGTCTATGCGGATTTGTTGCGACACGTGAGTGACGGCGTCGCGACCAACGATGAACTCGCCCTCTATGAGGAACTCATTGAACCTTCCGTCCTGTACGCCCCACACGTGCTGCCCCTCATCGCAGATTCGCTATTGAACGCGGCTAGTCACACCACCGGGGGTGGTCTGGTCTCCAACCTCGCACGGGTGGTACCTGATGGCCTGAGCGCCGTGATCGACCCAGACGCCTGGGAATGGCCAGCGATCTTCCAACGTCTGATGCGCGACGGGGCGATCGAACTCCATGAGATGCGGCGTACCTTTAACCTTGGTATCGGCATGGCACTCGTCGTGAATCCGACTCACGCCGACACCGTCCTGGCCCGCTATCCTGGTTCGTTGGTTATCGGAACTATCGACGAAGGAGACGAGGGAGCACGATGGGCCTAA
- a CDS encoding ABC transporter substrate-binding protein: MARKIRKARQRVVAIAGVAMAAALLAACGSSSSSSSTSSSSSKSKFSGTVTIGVDTATSGFFGESGVDGDDGITMAVNAINKSGGLLGKKVLVDFRNDNASVPTAISNTQSLIQNDHVVALLGASTSSTVGAMESLATKYQLPLMIWNGNDIATVTTDYSKYAFQLQPNTYMEPLGAAQYLSKLPYRRYYFITPDYSFGRDDIDSFQASMKSLGIKLVNLGTSYTQIGQPSFTSAISAALATHPQMIFLGIFGGDEITFIKQAESYNLFSKTAVFGPTGTDTLLALGKATPTKNLYLNDRAPFFAIHTAAMKTFTNQFHSLYGSWPSEWGVLGYSAVQSWAQGVEKAKSFTGNAVSAALKGDTVHTLKGTFQFQACDNQAVVPDYFGKVASSVSAKYGFPLLTNLFVSSPTATLMSCSQALKLRG, translated from the coding sequence TTGGCACGGAAAATTCGTAAGGCCCGTCAGCGCGTGGTAGCGATTGCAGGAGTCGCGATGGCCGCGGCGCTTTTGGCAGCGTGTGGGTCAAGTAGTTCGAGTAGTTCGACCAGCTCGTCGAGTTCGAAGAGCAAATTCAGTGGTACGGTCACTATCGGTGTTGATACGGCTACCAGCGGCTTCTTCGGGGAGTCGGGGGTTGATGGCGATGATGGTATCACCATGGCGGTCAACGCGATCAATAAGAGTGGTGGTTTGTTGGGCAAAAAAGTGCTGGTTGATTTTCGCAACGACAACGCCTCGGTTCCAACGGCGATCTCGAACACCCAGAGCCTTATTCAGAATGACCATGTGGTCGCACTTCTTGGCGCTTCGACGAGTTCGACCGTTGGTGCTATGGAGTCGTTGGCCACCAAGTATCAGCTTCCGCTGATGATTTGGAATGGAAATGATATCGCCACAGTGACCACCGATTATTCAAAGTATGCATTTCAGCTGCAGCCAAATACCTACATGGAGCCGCTCGGTGCAGCGCAATATCTTTCGAAGTTGCCGTATCGCCGGTACTACTTCATCACACCAGATTATTCGTTTGGACGAGACGACATCGACTCCTTCCAGGCCTCGATGAAGAGTCTTGGTATCAAGTTGGTGAACCTCGGGACGAGTTACACGCAGATCGGTCAACCGAGCTTCACCTCGGCCATCTCGGCTGCCCTAGCCACCCACCCCCAGATGATCTTCTTGGGCATCTTCGGTGGCGATGAGATCACCTTTATCAAGCAGGCTGAAAGCTACAACCTCTTTTCAAAGACGGCGGTGTTCGGACCCACTGGAACCGATACGCTGTTGGCACTTGGCAAGGCGACGCCGACGAAGAACCTCTATCTCAACGACCGAGCTCCGTTCTTTGCCATTCATACCGCGGCAATGAAGACCTTTACCAACCAGTTCCATAGCCTCTATGGCTCGTGGCCCTCTGAGTGGGGAGTGCTTGGTTATTCGGCGGTCCAGAGTTGGGCGCAAGGGGTCGAGAAGGCGAAATCGTTCACCGGGAATGCTGTTTCTGCGGCACTCAAGGGCGATACTGTCCACACGCTGAAGGGTACGTTCCAGTTCCAGGCCTGTGACAACCAAGCGGTTGTTCCCGACTACTTCGGCAAAGTGGCGAGTAGCGTTTCGGCCAAGTACGGGTTCCCGTTGTTGACCAATCTCTTTGTGTCCAGTCCGACGGCGACATTGATGTCCTGTTCCCAGGCTCTGAAGCTTCGAGGTTGA
- a CDS encoding branched-chain amino acid ABC transporter permease produces the protein MLVTVLTGLAEAGTLFLVGAGLTLIFGSLRLINVAHGSFYMYAAFVVSTIVGASSSELHFWGALIIAPLVIAALGVLVEVTVMRRLYRREHLSQMLATFGLFYVFADLGLVIWGSSDRTVSTAPSVAGSLTIFGQSFPEYSVVIILVALVVGGVMFALLRFTTLGWKIRAAVEDNELLAATGVNVSRIYLFVFTFGALLAGIAGAIAAPQISISAGLDQSILIDAFIISVIGGLGSISGAAVAAVLIGLVDAFGARYLPSLAPISVYVVMIVVLVVRPSGIFGRVGTGD, from the coding sequence GTGCTCGTCACCGTTCTCACCGGCCTCGCTGAGGCTGGTACGCTCTTTCTGGTCGGAGCAGGACTGACGCTGATCTTCGGTTCGCTCCGGCTCATCAATGTTGCTCATGGCAGCTTCTACATGTACGCGGCCTTTGTCGTCTCAACGATTGTGGGTGCCTCGAGTTCGGAGCTGCACTTTTGGGGTGCGTTGATCATCGCTCCGTTGGTGATAGCGGCGCTCGGGGTCCTTGTTGAGGTTACGGTGATGCGTCGCCTCTATCGACGAGAGCACCTCTCGCAGATGCTGGCGACCTTCGGTCTGTTCTATGTCTTTGCTGATCTTGGACTCGTGATCTGGGGATCATCCGATCGGACGGTTTCGACGGCGCCCTCGGTCGCTGGTAGCCTCACGATATTCGGTCAGTCGTTTCCTGAGTACTCCGTGGTGATCATCCTGGTTGCGCTCGTCGTCGGCGGTGTGATGTTTGCGCTCTTGCGCTTCACCACGCTCGGATGGAAGATCCGTGCGGCCGTTGAGGATAACGAGCTCTTGGCTGCGACGGGAGTGAATGTCTCGCGAATCTATCTCTTCGTCTTTACCTTCGGGGCGCTCTTAGCCGGTATTGCGGGTGCGATCGCGGCACCACAGATCTCGATCTCGGCTGGGCTTGACCAATCGATTCTCATCGATGCCTTCATCATCTCGGTGATTGGGGGGCTTGGCTCCATCTCTGGAGCTGCAGTCGCTGCAGTGTTGATCGGTCTCGTCGATGCCTTTGGTGCGCGCTACCTACCGTCGCTGGCACCGATCAGTGTCTATGTTGTGATGATTGTTGTACTCGTGGTGCGGCCAAGTGGTATCTTTGGTCGTGTCGGAACAGGGGATTGA
- a CDS encoding IclR family transcriptional regulator, with the protein MALQRDIGKDEVTEIASVRPSEGSSASTVERAADVLLLFASSSSTTLGVTEIAQQLGLSKASVHRILSSLRKKGIVEIEPVTRRYLLGPVIVSLGLTYLSKLDVRRVAHPELVALSRETFETATLSIRTGEHRVYVDQVTPEREVLMSVQIGLPHPLHAGASSKAFLAFLPPAEIEFYLENTLEQVTPSTVTDRDQLRRQIAEIRRRGYALSFGERQAGAGSVAAPVLDYQNLPIAVISVCGPAERLAQEVDLCAAALLDTTRRVSAQMGNGLG; encoded by the coding sequence GTGGCTTTACAGAGGGATATTGGCAAGGATGAGGTCACCGAGATCGCCTCGGTCCGACCCTCAGAGGGTAGCTCCGCCTCTACCGTTGAGCGAGCCGCAGACGTCCTCTTGTTATTCGCTAGCTCTAGTTCGACTACCCTCGGAGTGACTGAGATTGCTCAACAGCTAGGTCTGTCGAAGGCTTCGGTTCACCGGATTCTCTCAAGTTTGCGCAAGAAGGGTATCGTCGAGATCGAGCCCGTGACTCGACGCTATCTGCTTGGGCCGGTCATCGTCAGCCTCGGTTTGACCTATCTGAGTAAACTTGATGTTCGGCGGGTAGCACACCCTGAGCTGGTGGCGCTGTCGCGCGAGACCTTTGAGACAGCGACGTTGTCGATACGGACAGGCGAACATCGGGTTTACGTAGACCAGGTCACCCCTGAACGGGAGGTCCTTATGTCGGTCCAGATCGGACTACCTCATCCACTGCACGCCGGAGCCTCATCAAAGGCTTTTCTGGCCTTCTTGCCACCGGCAGAGATCGAGTTTTATCTTGAAAATACCTTGGAGCAAGTGACACCGTCGACGGTGACTGATCGAGACCAGCTCAGACGGCAGATCGCCGAGATTCGACGTCGAGGCTACGCGTTGTCGTTCGGGGAACGACAAGCGGGGGCTGGATCCGTTGCCGCGCCTGTGCTTGACTATCAAAATTTGCCGATCGCCGTTATCAGTGTGTGCGGGCCGGCAGAGCGTTTGGCACAGGAGGTCGATCTTTGCGCCGCGGCCTTGCTCGATACCACCCGCAGGGTTTCGGCCCAGATGGGCAATGGTCTAGGATGA
- a CDS encoding S53 family peptidase: MLRKLGLVSSSVALASLAALALPGSTAVGTSAPSAVPMIEVGPVIKSVSASPPSAAFCETNYDIACYGPSQMAAEYNYGPAYKAGDNGKGQTIVIFDSYGSPTIRNDLAHFDTAYNLPAPPALNIYHPEGNVVLNYDKLPSPANYHSKQLETEVSWAYETTLDVEYSHAMAPGATIDLVTVPVNETEGVQGLENLERAQAWALANIHANIWSNSWSTTEQSFHNSAVIERLNKLYAEAAADGVSVFFAAGDSGVANTNKQGVTYPYPTVNFPTSSPNVIAVGGTQIGSEPTSITSHVTEQVWNDGYGAGGGGYSSVFPEPSSQLGAGISDPTQMRGLPDVSYNAAVISSVLIYESFDPVNGPGWVPIGGTSAATPQWAAVDADVQSSLGSQGFLAPKLYQIYQSPSLYAEAFYPVLSGNNSFDGITGYSAAAGWNAASGLGTPNVSGLIAALRTLS; this comes from the coding sequence GTGTTACGTAAGCTCGGACTCGTATCGTCGTCAGTTGCCCTCGCATCGCTGGCGGCACTGGCCCTGCCGGGTTCGACCGCTGTTGGAACTTCTGCACCTTCGGCGGTACCCATGATTGAGGTTGGTCCAGTAATCAAGTCAGTCTCAGCTTCGCCGCCTTCGGCCGCGTTCTGTGAGACCAACTACGACATCGCCTGCTACGGACCCTCGCAGATGGCGGCCGAGTATAACTATGGCCCAGCGTATAAGGCTGGCGACAACGGTAAGGGCCAGACCATCGTAATCTTTGACTCCTATGGGAGCCCTACCATTCGTAACGATCTGGCTCACTTTGACACCGCCTATAACCTGCCAGCCCCACCGGCATTGAACATCTATCATCCTGAGGGCAACGTGGTGCTGAATTATGATAAGCTCCCTAGCCCAGCTAACTACCATTCCAAACAGCTTGAAACCGAGGTGAGCTGGGCCTATGAGACGACCCTCGATGTAGAGTATTCGCATGCGATGGCGCCCGGCGCGACCATCGATCTCGTTACCGTGCCGGTAAACGAGACTGAGGGCGTGCAGGGACTTGAAAACCTGGAACGGGCTCAGGCTTGGGCGCTCGCCAACATCCACGCCAACATCTGGTCGAACAGCTGGTCTACGACTGAGCAGTCGTTTCACAACTCGGCAGTCATCGAGCGACTGAACAAGCTGTACGCTGAGGCTGCCGCAGACGGTGTTTCGGTGTTCTTTGCGGCTGGAGACTCGGGGGTTGCCAACACCAACAAACAGGGAGTTACCTATCCCTATCCTACTGTGAACTTCCCTACCTCGAGCCCGAACGTGATTGCAGTCGGTGGAACACAGATTGGGTCTGAACCAACCTCGATTACTTCGCACGTAACCGAGCAAGTATGGAACGATGGGTACGGTGCGGGCGGCGGTGGCTACTCGTCCGTGTTCCCGGAACCTAGCTCTCAGTTGGGTGCCGGGATCAGCGATCCAACGCAGATGCGTGGCTTGCCAGACGTTTCCTATAACGCCGCGGTTATCTCTTCGGTACTGATCTATGAAAGCTTTGACCCTGTGAACGGTCCTGGTTGGGTCCCGATTGGTGGCACCAGTGCGGCAACGCCACAGTGGGCGGCGGTGGACGCTGACGTGCAAAGCTCCCTTGGATCACAAGGATTCCTCGCGCCAAAGCTCTACCAGATCTATCAGTCGCCGAGTCTTTACGCTGAGGCGTTCTATCCGGTTCTGTCGGGTAACAACTCATTTGATGGCATCACCGGTTATTCGGCAGCGGCTGGGTGGAATGCGGCGAGCGGTCTAGGGACCCCAAATGTCAGTGGGCTGATCGCGGCACTGCGGACGCTGTCATAG
- a CDS encoding MmgE/PrpD family protein: MDLAADIVNSAYRSLPYWLESAVIERLQFGILDTVAVALHGGSTPEVQHLRQTLLDHNDTTTMWLTGADVSPERKAFFNALPITAEQLQDGHRLARGHPFAHLVPTCLAAAEFTSAKLPTILEGLLLGYEVGVRLGISMHGTPEGIHDIGTWGLLGATVGYTHILTTGDQALGAAGLRLASGVVLGFDAETVFDGFSASHLYLATACQLAIQFAMTAALGTTTAPGTLERHWLPHLASQQVPLHETWTQAEITNGYFKIYPTVAHTHGTIDAIHQFLQQVTPWMSQGQLQHQIASIQVSTYGSAAQFCNQRPQSVDACRFSIPFIVATAIVDGQISPTTDFTRALQTQQVRDFAERISVVEDASLTARYPLYGRPTRVVVEFVDGTRHETSCDLTSGDGPGALTNPDVVSKPDRLVTGIVSPSSWQTFSRTIMNLGQTNSPQIFDALTHLTRSE, encoded by the coding sequence ATGGATCTAGCAGCAGACATCGTCAACAGCGCCTACCGCTCGCTGCCATACTGGCTAGAGTCAGCCGTAATCGAACGGCTACAATTCGGTATCCTTGATACTGTAGCCGTCGCTTTACACGGGGGATCTACCCCAGAGGTTCAGCACTTGCGACAAACCCTGTTGGACCACAACGACACGACCACTATGTGGCTCACTGGTGCCGACGTTTCTCCTGAGCGCAAAGCATTTTTCAACGCCCTTCCGATCACTGCGGAACAACTCCAAGATGGCCACCGGCTGGCACGAGGTCATCCTTTTGCTCACCTAGTCCCAACATGTCTCGCGGCAGCGGAATTTACCTCAGCCAAGCTCCCCACGATCCTTGAGGGTCTGCTTCTTGGATACGAGGTTGGCGTGAGGCTTGGCATATCGATGCATGGAACACCGGAGGGGATCCACGACATCGGCACCTGGGGCCTGCTCGGGGCCACTGTGGGCTACACCCACATCTTGACCACAGGTGACCAAGCCTTGGGCGCGGCAGGTTTACGCCTCGCATCAGGTGTAGTCCTCGGTTTTGATGCAGAGACCGTCTTCGATGGATTCAGTGCCTCTCACCTCTATCTCGCAACGGCGTGCCAGCTCGCTATCCAGTTTGCCATGACTGCGGCGCTTGGAACGACCACGGCTCCCGGCACCCTTGAGCGTCACTGGCTCCCACATCTGGCCAGCCAACAAGTTCCCCTCCATGAGACTTGGACACAGGCGGAGATCACTAACGGATATTTCAAAATCTACCCAACCGTCGCGCACACCCATGGAACAATTGACGCCATCCACCAGTTCCTGCAACAAGTCACCCCATGGATGTCCCAAGGTCAACTTCAACATCAGATTGCGAGCATCCAGGTCAGCACCTACGGCTCAGCAGCACAATTTTGCAACCAACGTCCTCAATCAGTCGACGCCTGCAGATTTTCGATTCCCTTCATCGTTGCAACCGCTATCGTGGATGGACAGATCTCTCCTACTACCGACTTCACCCGGGCGCTACAAACTCAACAAGTTCGCGATTTCGCCGAACGCATCAGCGTCGTTGAGGATGCATCACTCACCGCAAGGTATCCGCTCTATGGTCGCCCCACCCGGGTCGTCGTCGAGTTTGTCGATGGCACAAGGCATGAGACCTCGTGCGACCTTACATCCGGTGACGGACCAGGTGCTCTCACAAACCCTGACGTAGTATCGAAACCTGACAGGTTGGTGACCGGAATTGTCTCACCCTCATCCTGGCAGACGTTCTCTCGGACCATCATGAATCTCGGTCAAACGAACTCACCACAGATCTTTGACGCTCTGACACACCTGACACGTAGTGAGTAG
- the pyrE gene encoding orotate phosphoribosyltransferase, translating into MGLSAANLAAARAELIAAIKADAVTHGDFTLKSGLQSTWFIDTKRAICRPPILYRMAQLALTAISDEVTAIGGLTMGADPVAFATATLGQAEGRHLGAFSVRKEVKDYGQGGRIAGSLNPEDRVCVVEDTPSRGTSLLAAIEAVQASGATVVQALAIVDRGGTAASVVAPIPFIALLSAPDLGLPYEGGLELNS; encoded by the coding sequence ATGGGCCTAAGCGCCGCAAACCTGGCAGCAGCGCGTGCAGAGCTGATCGCAGCCATCAAAGCCGACGCCGTTACCCACGGCGATTTCACCCTCAAATCCGGGTTGCAATCAACCTGGTTTATCGACACGAAGCGTGCGATCTGTCGGCCACCAATCCTCTATCGCATGGCCCAACTCGCACTGACGGCCATCTCGGATGAGGTAACCGCCATCGGTGGCCTGACGATGGGGGCTGATCCTGTCGCCTTTGCCACCGCAACCCTCGGTCAAGCAGAGGGGCGCCACCTTGGGGCCTTTTCTGTGCGCAAAGAGGTGAAAGATTATGGGCAGGGTGGCCGAATCGCGGGGTCGCTCAATCCCGAGGATCGCGTCTGCGTCGTCGAGGACACCCCGTCGCGAGGAACATCGTTGTTGGCCGCGATCGAAGCTGTACAGGCCAGTGGTGCCACCGTCGTCCAGGCTCTCGCGATTGTCGATCGAGGCGGTACTGCTGCCTCGGTGGTGGCACCCATCCCATTTATCGCCCTCCTGAGTGCCCCTGATCTTGGCCTGCCCTACGAAGGTGGCCTCGAACTCAACTCGTAG
- the purF gene encoding amidophosphoribosyltransferase, whose product MIEDPQNNHPEHDPLARDHPEEACGVFGISLPNEAVSYLTFDGIYALQHRGQESAGIAVADRGEVTVVKNLGLVSAVFDESTLASLPGDMAIGHTRYATAGDRSWHNAQPIFRASGEYGVAVAHNGNLTNSADLVDRLFDTIAVQPSDTEIIAQLVSVAVARSRPSTVEDYAAAVRNALDELRGAYSLAMLDGDRIIGARDRDGFRPLCLGSIAPNGWVIASESPALDVIGAEFIREIDPGEIVIIDADGAHSFPCQDPQPSHLCIFEFVYFARPDTKLLGKEVHGTRRAMGEYLAHTLPVAADMVMGVPDSGVPAAEGYALAAGIPYGQGLVKNRYIGRTFINPGVKSRQDAIRRKLNVLEENVRGKRVVVVDDSIVRGSTTKSIVRLLKLAGATEVHLRISSPPYRWPCFYGIDTPNRPDLIAAHHSVEEITALLGADSLAYLQLGDLRKAIGTPEGFCDACLTGNYPVALNTQFAGQQVL is encoded by the coding sequence GTGATCGAAGATCCCCAGAACAACCATCCGGAGCACGACCCACTGGCCCGTGATCATCCGGAGGAGGCTTGCGGGGTCTTTGGTATCTCCTTACCAAACGAAGCCGTCTCCTACCTCACCTTTGACGGCATCTACGCGCTACAGCACCGCGGGCAAGAGTCTGCAGGCATTGCGGTCGCGGACCGTGGCGAGGTGACGGTTGTGAAGAACCTCGGGCTCGTGAGCGCGGTCTTTGACGAGTCGACTCTCGCCTCGCTACCTGGTGACATGGCCATTGGACACACCCGATACGCCACCGCAGGTGACCGTAGTTGGCACAACGCCCAGCCCATCTTTCGAGCCAGTGGTGAATACGGCGTCGCTGTCGCTCACAACGGGAACCTCACCAACTCCGCCGATCTCGTTGACCGCCTCTTTGACACCATCGCAGTCCAACCCTCCGACACTGAGATCATCGCCCAACTGGTCTCGGTTGCTGTTGCTCGCTCGCGACCATCCACTGTCGAGGACTACGCCGCTGCCGTCCGTAACGCCCTCGATGAACTGAGGGGGGCGTATTCACTCGCGATGCTCGACGGCGACCGGATCATCGGTGCTCGGGATCGGGACGGTTTTCGTCCGCTGTGTCTTGGGAGCATCGCACCCAACGGCTGGGTGATCGCATCGGAGTCACCAGCGCTTGACGTCATCGGTGCCGAGTTCATCCGCGAGATCGACCCTGGGGAGATTGTGATCATCGACGCTGATGGTGCGCATAGCTTCCCTTGCCAGGATCCTCAACCTTCGCACCTATGTATCTTCGAGTTCGTCTATTTTGCTCGGCCCGATACCAAGCTCCTCGGCAAAGAGGTGCACGGCACCCGTAGGGCGATGGGCGAATACCTCGCTCACACCCTCCCGGTAGCCGCCGACATGGTCATGGGGGTTCCAGACTCAGGAGTTCCCGCAGCCGAGGGCTATGCGTTAGCCGCAGGCATTCCCTATGGTCAGGGGCTGGTCAAGAATCGTTACATCGGTCGAACCTTCATCAACCCAGGTGTCAAGAGCCGCCAGGATGCCATTCGCAGGAAGCTCAATGTACTCGAGGAGAATGTGCGGGGCAAGCGGGTGGTCGTGGTCGATGACTCAATTGTCCGTGGCTCCACAACAAAGTCGATCGTTCGACTGCTCAAGCTTGCTGGCGCGACCGAGGTGCATCTGAGGATCTCATCACCCCCCTATCGCTGGCCCTGCTTCTATGGCATCGACACGCCCAATCGACCCGATCTCATCGCCGCTCACCACAGCGTCGAAGAGATCACCGCATTGCTTGGCGCCGACAGTCTCGCCTATCTACAACTTGGTGACCTGCGCAAGGCTATCGGCACCCCTGAGGGATTTTGTGACGCCTGCCTCACCGGCAACTACCCCGTCGCACTGAACACTCAATTCGCCGGCCAACAGGTGCTCTAG
- a CDS encoding TetR/AcrR family transcriptional regulator has product MEQSDKRNPRREELTEQATEYLKANGLVSLTYRKLADELGVAPNTLEHHFGSKDKLLEQLLARLANDQRRGLQTRMAANHPTPADFEQYFWAAIEDISEPENDGANKLFFELVGASMRDRDLYGEFLSHAMDDWITLIESALREHFEMSVDRSVPVAHAVLAVIRGIMLSRQMVEETDRGFVDEAARLVGPMLKMLVTQEVSGPSSKRTSEP; this is encoded by the coding sequence ATGGAACAGAGTGACAAACGTAACCCTCGTCGCGAGGAGCTTACCGAACAGGCAACAGAGTATCTCAAGGCCAATGGTTTGGTATCGCTCACCTACCGTAAGTTAGCAGACGAGCTGGGTGTGGCACCCAACACGCTTGAGCATCACTTTGGCTCCAAAGACAAACTCCTTGAGCAACTGTTGGCGCGTTTGGCCAACGATCAGCGCAGGGGCCTTCAGACACGTATGGCGGCGAATCACCCTACCCCAGCCGACTTTGAGCAGTATTTTTGGGCTGCGATTGAGGACATCTCGGAACCTGAGAACGACGGCGCCAACAAGCTCTTCTTTGAGCTGGTCGGAGCCAGCATGCGCGATCGTGATCTCTATGGGGAATTTCTTTCCCACGCTATGGATGACTGGATCACCTTGATCGAGAGTGCGTTGCGCGAGCACTTTGAGATGTCTGTGGATCGTTCGGTGCCGGTGGCCCATGCGGTCTTGGCGGTGATCCGGGGGATCATGCTCAGCCGACAAATGGTGGAAGAGACCGATCGTGGCTTCGTGGATGAGGCAGCGCGACTTGTTGGACCGATGCTCAAGATGCTGGTGACACAAGAGGTATCAGGACCTTCTAGCAAGAGAACCTCAGAGCCTTAA